In a single window of the Gadus chalcogrammus isolate NIFS_2021 chromosome 20, NIFS_Gcha_1.0, whole genome shotgun sequence genome:
- the insig2 gene encoding insulin-induced gene 2 protein has product MSRTLTAMADSTPGGYGSEPGPRPAPGPYISAVTNRTTNLVIRGAMLFSVGVFLALVLNLLQVQRNVTLFPPDVISSIFSSAWWVPPCCGTASALIGLLYPCIDSRLGEPHRFKREWSSVMRCVAVFVGINHASAKVDFANNVQLSLTLAALSVGLWWSFDRSRSGFSLGVVIALLATLATQLLVYNGVFQYTSPDFLYIRSWLPCIFFAGVITMGNIGRQLALYEHKVALEKTHQD; this is encoded by the exons ATGTCCCGTACACTGACCGCCATGGCTGACAGCACCCCGGGGGGGTACGGGTCCGAGCCGGGTCCGCGGCCCGCTCCAGGGCCTTACATCTCGGCCGTGACCAACAG GACCACAAACCTGGTCATCCGGGGGGCCATGCTGTTCTCGGTGGGGGTCTTCCTGGCACTGGTGCTCAACCTCTTGCAGGTGCAGAGGAATGTGACGCTGTTCCCACCGGATGTCATTAGCAGCATCTTCTCTTCTGCCTGGTGGGTGCCCCCTTGCTGTGGCACCGCCTCCG cgCTGATTGGCCTCCTGTACCCCTGCATCGACAGCCGATTGGGCGAGCCCCATAGGTTCAAGCGGGAGTGGTCCAGTGTGATGCGCTGCGTGGCTGTCTTCGTGGGCATCAACCACGCCAGTGCT AAAGTGGACTTTGCCAACAATGTCCAGCTGTCTCTGACTCTGGCGGCGTTGTCGGTCGGCCTATGGTGGAGCTTTGACCGCTCTCGCAGTGGCTTCAGCCTGGGTGTGGTCATCGCCCTGCTGGCCACACTGGCCACCCAGCTGCTGGTCTACAATGGGGTGTTTCa GTATACGTCCCCTGACTTCCTGTACATCCGCTCCTGGCTGCCCTGTATCTTCTTTGCGGGGGTCATCACCATGGGCAACATCGGGCGACAGCTGGCTTTG TATGAACACAAAGTTGCGCTGGAGAAAACCCACCAGGACTAA